Within the Flavobacterium sp. N502536 genome, the region CTTCTCTTTCATAGCTTGAAGGGACCAAAACTTTTGAAGTCGTCAGGTAAATTGCATCTTTCGGACAGGCTTCTTCACATAAACCACAGAAAATACAACGTAACATATTGATTTCATAGATCGAAGCATACTTTTCTTCTCTGTACAAGTGTTTCTCGTCTGCTTTACGCTCAGCGGCTTTCATAGTGATCGCTTCAGCAGGGCAGGACAAAGCACATAATCCACAGGCTGTACAGTTTTCACGACCTTGCTCATCACGTTTCAATTGATGCTGACCACGATAAACCGGACTCATTTCACGCACCTGCTCAGGATAGTGAATCGTCACTTTTTTTCTGAATAAGTGTTTAAGAGTGATAAACAATCCTTTTACAATCGCCACAAGATACAATCGTTCCCAAAAAGTCATCTCTTTGTGAGAGACCATCTTTTTTCTACCCGATAATGATATAGTTTCTATTGACATTTTTTAATGTATGATTTACGATTCACAATTTGTATTAAACAAATTAAATCTGTTTTATTTTTATTTTGAAGCTAATCCTGCTATCCGCTGTATCTTTTGTGTCCGCCGCGGCGGACACAAAAGGATGCCGCTTCTATCAGGGCTAGGCATTACGGTTCTTAGAATCCTAAAGCTGCTGCAATATCGTGTCTTAAAATAACAGCTCCGGTAATCATGATATTAATGATCGAAAGCGGAATTAAAATTCTCCAGCCTAAATTCATTAATTGATCGTATCTGAATCTTGGAATGGTCCAACGTACCCACATATAGAAAAATATGAAGAAACAGATTTTAACAAACAAGACTACGATACCTAAAATATTACCCACATTTACGCCTACATTTTCTACCATCCAGCTCATTCCAGGATAATTGTATCCTCCAAAGAATAATACCGATATAATAGTGGCAGAGATAAACATACTCGCGTATTCAGCAAATAAATAGAATCCCATTTTCATAGAGGAGTATTCCGTATGGTAACCTCCAATTAATTCGTTTTCACATTCTGCTAAGTCAAAAGGAGTTCTGTTGGTTTCTGCAAACGAACAGATTAAGAAGATAAGGAAAGACAATGGCTGGTAAAAAACATTCCAGTTCATTCCTTCTTGCTGTAATGAAATTTCTTTTAAACTTAATGTTCCGGTCATCATCAACAAAGCAATCATCGATAATCCCATGGCAACTTCATAAGAAACCATCTGCGAAGCTGCACGAACAGCTCCCATCAACGAGAATTTATTGTTAGAAGCCCATCCACCAATCATGATACCATAAACCCCTACAGAAAGTACTCCGAAGATGTATAAGATACCAATGTTAATATCAGTTGCCTGTAAATAAACATCACGGCCAAAAACATGCAGTTTGTCTCCCCATGGAATAACGGCACTGGTCATTAAAGCCGTACTCATGGCAATTGCAGGTCCTACAACAAATAAAAATTTATTAGGTGTATTTGGGAAAAATTCTTCTTTCGAGAACAATTTCATACCATCGGCAAGAGGTTGTAATAATCCTCCCCATCCGGCACGGTTTGGTCCTACACGGTCTTGCAGAAAAGCTGCAACTTTACGCTCAGCCCAGGTAGAATACATTGCCATAATCATAGTGATCGCAAAAACGACAACAATAACGACACTTTTTTCTATAATAAATGCACTTTCCATTTCTTAAGATTTTTTATCATTAGTAATTAATGGAATTGCAGCCATACTAATTTTTTTACGATCAATATCTCTACCTAAAAGGATATTTTTCTCTGTATCAATTTCAACTTTCTCTAATTTTTGAGTGTAGTTGTTTTGGTTGATTACAGAGTCTTTTTCAAATTCTCTTGGTCCTTCAATTACCCAGTCGCTAACATTTTTATGGTCAAAACGGCAGCTGTTGCAAATGAATTCTTCCACTTCATGGTACTCGTCTTTACGACCTGTAACACGCTGAATTTCTCCTCCAAACATCCATACGGTTGTTTTTCCACAACAGCCCGGAGTAGTACATTCTCTGTGTGCATTAAAAGGTTTGTTGAACCATACTCTCGATTTAAAACGGAAAGTTTTATCGGTTAAAGCTCCAACCGGACAAACGTCGATCATGTTTCCGGAGAACTCATTGTCGATGGCTTTAGAAATTCCGGTTGAAATATTAGCGTGATCGCCACGATCTAATACTCCGTGAACTCTGTTGTCTGTCAATTGATCGGCAACTTGCACGCATCTTTGACATAAGATACAACGGTTCATATGCAGTTGAATATTTGGACCGATATCTTCCGGTTCAAATGTTCTTTTTTCTTCAATAAAACGTGATTTTGGGTTTCCGTGCTCAAAACTTAAGTTTTGAAGATCACATTCTCCGGCC harbors:
- a CDS encoding NuoI/complex I 23 kDa subunit family protein, which produces MSIETISLSGRKKMVSHKEMTFWERLYLVAIVKGLFITLKHLFRKKVTIHYPEQVREMSPVYRGQHQLKRDEQGRENCTACGLCALSCPAEAITMKAAERKADEKHLYREEKYASIYEINMLRCIFCGLCEEACPKDAIYLTTSKVLVPSSYEREDFIFGKDRLVMPLDVAIKNAQLNNAN
- the nuoH gene encoding NADH-quinone oxidoreductase subunit NuoH, which translates into the protein MESAFIIEKSVVIVVVFAITMIMAMYSTWAERKVAAFLQDRVGPNRAGWGGLLQPLADGMKLFSKEEFFPNTPNKFLFVVGPAIAMSTALMTSAVIPWGDKLHVFGRDVYLQATDINIGILYIFGVLSVGVYGIMIGGWASNNKFSLMGAVRAASQMVSYEVAMGLSMIALLMMTGTLSLKEISLQQEGMNWNVFYQPLSFLIFLICSFAETNRTPFDLAECENELIGGYHTEYSSMKMGFYLFAEYASMFISATIISVLFFGGYNYPGMSWMVENVGVNVGNILGIVVLFVKICFFIFFYMWVRWTIPRFRYDQLMNLGWRILIPLSIINIMITGAVILRHDIAAALGF
- a CDS encoding 2Fe-2S iron-sulfur cluster-binding protein is translated as MKVTIDGQSIDVEPGTTILQAARMIGGDLVPPAMCYYSKLKGSGGKCRCCLVEVSKGSEADPRPMPKLMASCVTGCMDGMEVNSKSSDRVTEARKSVTEFLLINHPLDCPICDQAGECDLQNLSFEHGNPKSRFIEEKRTFEPEDIGPNIQLHMNRCILCQRCVQVADQLTDNRVHGVLDRGDHANISTGISKAIDNEFSGNMIDVCPVGALTDKTFRFKSRVWFNKPFNAHRECTTPGCCGKTTVWMFGGEIQRVTGRKDEYHEVEEFICNSCRFDHKNVSDWVIEGPREFEKDSVINQNNYTQKLEKVEIDTEKNILLGRDIDRKKISMAAIPLITNDKKS